From a single Cydia amplana chromosome 10, ilCydAmpl1.1, whole genome shotgun sequence genomic region:
- the LOC134651616 gene encoding uncharacterized protein LOC134651616 has product MYSKVALIACLFGIARASGNAALGVPGTGLAGLGYAGGNALGANLGHGNLGGNGLVSEYKYSISHPPTANAHGINGYNAGLGYGAGFGGLGYGAGLGHAGGLGYSNGLGHAAGLGYSNRLGYGAGLAHGAGLGYGNSLEYGNGLGYSNGLGYGAGLGHGAGYGAGLGYAGRNSALGHGNLGRNGAVVSEYQVSVTHPPTVNAHGANGAYGAGAYGAGAYGARAHGAGAYGAGAYGAGAYGAGAYGAGAYSAGAYGNPAYNQGSYKIDAYGANYANAGW; this is encoded by the exons ATGTACTCCAAG GTCGCCCTGATCGCCTGCCTATTCGGCATTGCCCGTGCCAGTGGTAACGCTGCACTTGGAGTTCCTGGCACTGGCTTGGCAGGACTTGGCTACGCCGGTGGCAACGCTCTCGGCGCGAATCTGGGCCATGGTAATCTGGGCGGCAACGGCCTAGTATCAGAATACAAGTACAGCATCTCTCATCCTCCCACCGCAAATGCCCATGGCATCAACGGATACAACGCGGGTCTTGGCTATGGAGCTGGTTTTGGCGGACTTGGCTATGGAGCAGGACTTGGCCATGCAGGAGGCCTTGGCTACAGCAACGGACTTGGCCATGCAGCAGGCCTTGGCTACAGCAACAGACTTGGCTATGGCGCTGGTTTAGCCCATGGAGCTGGTCTGGGCTACGGAAATAGTCTTGAATATGGCAACGGATTGGGCTACAGCAACGGCCTTGGTTACGGCGCTGGGCTAGGCCACGGTGCTGGCTATGGCGCTGGTCTTGGCTACGCCGGTCGCAACTCAGCTCTCGGCCACGGCAACCTTGGCCGCAACGGCGCTGTAGTATCAGAGTACCAGGTTAGCGTCACTCATCCTCCCACCGTGAATGCCCATGGCGCCAATGGCGCGTATGGCGCCGGTGCTTACGGCGCAGGTGCCTATGGCGCTCGTGCTCACGGCGCCGGTGCCTATGGCGCTGGAGCTTACGGCGCTGGAGCTTACGGCGCTGGTGCCTATGGCGCTGGTGCCTATAGCGCTGGTGCCTACGGCAATCCTGCCTACAATCAGGGATCCTACAAAATCGACGCTTACGGTGCCAACTACGCTAACGCCGGTTGGTAA